The following is a genomic window from bacterium.
TATGTAATATTTGTTGGAGAAAAAAAGCCTGAATTAAGAAGAACTCCTGAAGGAAAATTCCAAAAACTCTTGAAAGAGCAGCAAGGAGAAATAAAAACAAGGAGGCGATGAAAGATGAAGGTTAAATCCTTATTGGGATTATTGGTTATATCAATGGGCTTGGGTATAAACCAAGGGTTGGCTAATGAAATAGCCATCAACAAAGGGGTCATCTGGCTTAATGAAAGCCAAAGCCCTGGTGGAAGCTGGACAAGCAATCTTACTACCCCATTTGAGGCAACAGGGATTGTAGCTGATACCCTGAATTATTTAGGAACAAAAAACATTGCTTATGCAAATGCGATAAATTGGATTGAAAAGGAGGAAATCTTTAGCTCTCGCTATCTTTCACAAAAGATTAAAGTTTTAGCTGATGCTGGCTCTGATACAACAACCCTTATTGGCACACTTACCTTGTCCCAAAATGAAGATGGGGGTTGGGGAATAGCCCTTGGCTATGAAAGCGATTGTTTGGATACCCTCCTTTCCCTCTCTGCCCTCAAATCAGCCCATTATACCAATAATTCTGTAATTGAACCAGCTTTACTATGG
Proteins encoded in this region:
- a CDS encoding prenyltransferase/squalene oxidase repeat-containing protein, translated to MKVKSLLGLLVISMGLGINQGLANEIAINKGVIWLNESQSPGGSWTSNLTTPFEATGIVADTLNYLGTKNIAYANAINWIEKEEIFSSRYLSQKIKVLADAGSDTTTLIGTLTLSQNEDGGWGIALGYESDCLDTLLSLSALKSAHYTNNSVIEPALLWLIANQKEDGGFGLQESNVYITSLAILTLNQYRKDYYLEEAITKAADWLITQTPETLWEKALMYQATMRKDLLEDILNAQLDNGSWDNDPFTTALCLRAIKDAAPDLIVSEILFDPQVPLEGETTTITA